In Arachis hypogaea cultivar Tifrunner chromosome 17, arahy.Tifrunner.gnm2.J5K5, whole genome shotgun sequence, a single window of DNA contains:
- the LOC112766017 gene encoding long chain base biosynthesis protein 1 isoform X2, which produces MSKCYNAFLLMNCAPCSAAEPHTIVNGKEVVNFTSANYLGLIGHKKLLESCTASLDKYGVGSCGPRGFYGTIDVHLDCEARIAKFLGTPESILYSYGLSTMFSAIPAFSKKGDIIVADEGVHWGIQNGLYLSRSTVVYFKHNDINSLRQTLEKITTENKRIKKMRRYIVIEAVYQNSGQIAPLDEIIKLKEKYRFRILLDESNSIGVLGSSGRGLTEHYGVPIEKIDLVTADMGRALATEGGFCTGSTRVIDHQRLSSSGYVFSASLPPYLASAAISALDILEKDPKLIKKLKNNIAVLWKGLSGISGLTIAGSQESPIVYLKLKKSTGSMQEDRRLLEAIAERVLNEDSVFVVASKRSTLDKCRLPVGIRLYVSAGHSESDLRKASESLKRVAKQVLGGS; this is translated from the exons ATGAGCAAGTGTTATAATGCCTTCCTGCTGATGAATTGTGCTCCCTGCAGTGCTGCTGAGCCACATACCATAGTTAATGGTAAAGAAGTTGTCAATTTCACTTCAGCAAACTATCTTGGCTTGATAGGTCATAAAAAGTTGCTG GAATCGTGTACAGCTTCTTTAGATAAATATGGTGTAGGTTCTTGTGGTCCCCGTGGATTTTATGGAACAATTG ATGTCCATCTCGACTGTGAAGCAAGAATAGCCAAATTTTTGGGTACCCCTGAGTCAATTCTCTACTCTTATGGATTGTCTACCATGTTCAGTGCAATTCCTGCTTTCTCTAAAAAGGGAGATATAATTGTTGC GGATGAGGGAGTCCACTGGGGAATTCAGAATGGCCTTTACCTTTCAAGAAGCACAGTGGTGTATTTCAAGCATAATGACATAAACTCTTTGAGACAAACTCTGGAGAAAATTACTACAGAAAACAAGCGAATCAAGAAAATGCGGCGTTATATCGTCATTGAAGCTGTTTACCAG AATTCTGGTCAGATAGCACCCTTAGATGAGATTATTAAACTGAAAGAGAAATACCGTTTTCGTATTTTGCTGGACGAGAGCAACTCAATTGGTGTGCTTGGAAGTTCTGGAAGAGGTCTCACTGAACACTATGGAGTCCCT ATCGAGAAGATAGATCTTGTAACCGCCGATATGGGACGTGCATTGGCCACAGAAGGAGGATTCTGCACCGGAAGTACAAGAGTGATAGATCACCAA CGACTAAGTAGCTCCGGCTATGTCTTTTCTGCGTCTCTGCCCCCATATCTTGCAAGTGCTGCAATTTCAGCACTGGACATTCTGGAGAAAGATCCCAAACTGATAAAAAAGCTGAAGAATAACATTGCTGTGTTATGGAAAG GATTGTCAGGAATATCAGGCTTGACAATTGCAGGTAGTCAAGAGTCACCAATTGTTtatttgaaattgaagaagtcaACAGGTTCCATGCAGGAAGACCGACGCCTGCTTGAAGCTATTGCCGAGCGT GTCTTGAATGAAGATTCAGtatttgtggttgcttccaaacGATCAACATTGGACAAATGCCGTTTACCTGTTGGAATTAGATTGTATGTTTCTGCAGGGCATTCAGAATCTGATCTTCGCAAGGCATCTGAATCGTTGAAAAGGGTTGCAAAGCAAGTCCTGGGAGGATCATAA
- the LOC112766017 gene encoding long chain base biosynthesis protein 1 isoform X1: MEVSTMMSSTVQNLMNVTFDWLNSTLDVPSVRAVVFGFNIRGHLFIEVFLLVVILFLLSQKSYKPPKRPLTNKEIDELCDEWVPEPLIPSLNKELLYEPPALESAAEPHTIVNGKEVVNFTSANYLGLIGHKKLLESCTASLDKYGVGSCGPRGFYGTIDVHLDCEARIAKFLGTPESILYSYGLSTMFSAIPAFSKKGDIIVADEGVHWGIQNGLYLSRSTVVYFKHNDINSLRQTLEKITTENKRIKKMRRYIVIEAVYQNSGQIAPLDEIIKLKEKYRFRILLDESNSIGVLGSSGRGLTEHYGVPIEKIDLVTADMGRALATEGGFCTGSTRVIDHQRLSSSGYVFSASLPPYLASAAISALDILEKDPKLIKKLKNNIAVLWKGLSGISGLTIAGSQESPIVYLKLKKSTGSMQEDRRLLEAIAERVLNEDSVFVVASKRSTLDKCRLPVGIRLYVSAGHSESDLRKASESLKRVAKQVLGGS, translated from the exons ATGGAAGTGTCAACCATGATGAGCTCAACTGTACAGAATTTGATGAATGTTACCTTCGATTGGCTCAATTCAACTTTAGATGTTCCTTCTGTTCGCGCTGTTGTCTTCGGATTCAACATTCGAG GACATTTGTTCATCGAAGTTTTTCTCCTCGTCGTCATCCTTTTCTTGCTCTCCCAGAAAAGTTACAAGCCTCCTAAACGCCCCTTAACAAACAAG GAAATAGATGAGCTTTGTGATGAGTGGGTTCCAGAACCACTGATTCCTTCTCTTAACAAAGAGTTGCTCTATGAACCACCAGCGCTAGAGAG TGCTGCTGAGCCACATACCATAGTTAATGGTAAAGAAGTTGTCAATTTCACTTCAGCAAACTATCTTGGCTTGATAGGTCATAAAAAGTTGCTG GAATCGTGTACAGCTTCTTTAGATAAATATGGTGTAGGTTCTTGTGGTCCCCGTGGATTTTATGGAACAATTG ATGTCCATCTCGACTGTGAAGCAAGAATAGCCAAATTTTTGGGTACCCCTGAGTCAATTCTCTACTCTTATGGATTGTCTACCATGTTCAGTGCAATTCCTGCTTTCTCTAAAAAGGGAGATATAATTGTTGC GGATGAGGGAGTCCACTGGGGAATTCAGAATGGCCTTTACCTTTCAAGAAGCACAGTGGTGTATTTCAAGCATAATGACATAAACTCTTTGAGACAAACTCTGGAGAAAATTACTACAGAAAACAAGCGAATCAAGAAAATGCGGCGTTATATCGTCATTGAAGCTGTTTACCAG AATTCTGGTCAGATAGCACCCTTAGATGAGATTATTAAACTGAAAGAGAAATACCGTTTTCGTATTTTGCTGGACGAGAGCAACTCAATTGGTGTGCTTGGAAGTTCTGGAAGAGGTCTCACTGAACACTATGGAGTCCCT ATCGAGAAGATAGATCTTGTAACCGCCGATATGGGACGTGCATTGGCCACAGAAGGAGGATTCTGCACCGGAAGTACAAGAGTGATAGATCACCAA CGACTAAGTAGCTCCGGCTATGTCTTTTCTGCGTCTCTGCCCCCATATCTTGCAAGTGCTGCAATTTCAGCACTGGACATTCTGGAGAAAGATCCCAAACTGATAAAAAAGCTGAAGAATAACATTGCTGTGTTATGGAAAG GATTGTCAGGAATATCAGGCTTGACAATTGCAGGTAGTCAAGAGTCACCAATTGTTtatttgaaattgaagaagtcaACAGGTTCCATGCAGGAAGACCGACGCCTGCTTGAAGCTATTGCCGAGCGT GTCTTGAATGAAGATTCAGtatttgtggttgcttccaaacGATCAACATTGGACAAATGCCGTTTACCTGTTGGAATTAGATTGTATGTTTCTGCAGGGCATTCAGAATCTGATCTTCGCAAGGCATCTGAATCGTTGAAAAGGGTTGCAAAGCAAGTCCTGGGAGGATCATAA